CGCGCGCACGCGACCCGTTGCTGCTGCCCCCCGGACAGCTGCGCGGGCTTGTGCGTGAGCCGCTCTTCGATGCCGAGCACCGAGACGACCTGGTCGAACCACTCACGGTCCGGTTTGCGGCCGGCGAGCTCGAGCGGCAGCAGGATGTTCTGCTTCGCGGTCAGCATCGGCAGCAGGTTGAACGACTGGAAGACGAAGCCGATCCGATTGCGCCGCAACAGTGTCAGCGCCTTGTCGCCGAGCTTGGTCAGCTCGGTTTCGCCGACGTGGATGGTGCCCGACGTCACGCTGTCGAGCCCGGCGAGGCAGTGCATCAACGTGGACTTGCCCGACCCGGACGGCCCCATGATCGCGGTGAACGAGCCGACGGTGACCGACACGTCGATGCCGTCGAGCGCGCGTACGGCAGTCTCGCCGCTGCCGTACACCTTGACCAGCTCGCAGGCCCGTACGGCGGCGGAACCGGCCGGCTGCTCGGCGGGCTCCCGCAACACCGCACGCTTCTTGCGGCCGCGGCCGAACTTGCGGCCGCGCGGAGCGGCGTGCCCCGCCGCGTACTCCTCGGCCGCCTTGCGTGCGACCGCGAACGGGTCGGCGGACTCCGTGGTACCCGATGGCTGGGTGGGTGAGCCGGACGTGGTGACGGACACGTGCATCCTTCCGGTCGGCATCGCTTCGTCGAGTCACACTAGGGACCCGTGGCGTGGCGCACATCGGGCCTTCGGTCGGTTCTCGGGTCGACCTTCGGGGGGTGTGGAACTGGCCAAGGTACGCCCCAGGTCGTACGCCGCGCACCACGGCACGCCGGGTCAGCTGCCGGGACGGACCAGGCCGCTCTCGTACGCGAGCACCACGGCCTGCACCCGGTCGCGCAGGCCGAGCTTGGTGAGGATGCGGCCGACGTGGGTCTTCACGGTCGCCTCGGAGACGAACAGCGACGCGCCGATCTCCGCGTTCGACTTGCCGTGCGCGAGCTGCACGAGCACCTCGCGCTCCCGCTCGGTCAGCAGGTCCACGGCCGTCGTCGTACCGCCGCCCTCGTCGGGCAGCGAGGACACGAACCGGTCGAGCAGCCGCCTGGTGGTGCTCGGCGCGACGACCGCCTCACCGGAGTGCACCGCGCGGATCGCGGAGAGCAGGTCGGCCGGCGGCGAGTCCTTCAGGAAGAAGCCGGACGCACCCGCCTTCGGGCCCGCGTACGCGTGCTCGTCCAGGTCGAAGGTGGTGAGGATCAGCACCCGGGGACCATCAGGGTCGGCACAGATCTTGCGGGTCGCCTCGATGCCGTCCATCCGCGGCATCCGCACGTCCATCAGCACCACGTCGACGGTGGTCGCGCGCAGCACGTCGAGCGCCTGCACACCGTCGGCCGCCTCGCCAACCACGTCGATGTCCGGCTGCGCGTCGATGACCATGGTGAAGCCCGCGCGCACCAGCTCCTGGTCGTCGACGAGCAGCACCCGGATCGGTTCCGTGGCGCTCACCGCGGGTCAGTACCGCCCACCCGTAGGTAGTTGCACACTCAGCTCGAAGCCTCCTCCTGGACGCGGGCCTGCCCGCAACGTACCGCCATACGCGGCCACCCGTTCCTGCATCCCCCGCAGGCCGTGGCCCCGCCCGTCACCTGGGTCGGCGGCCGCGCCCCGCCCGTCGTCGGTCACCGTCAGCCGCAGCTCGTCCCGCGAGCGCTCCACCCGTACGGTCGCCCGCGCCTGCGGCCCGGCGTGCTTGAGCACGTTGGTCAGCGCCTCTCCTGCACCGCCCGGTACGCGGTGAGCCCGACGCCCGCGTCCACGCCCTCGGTGGCCGTGCACAGCTGCAGGTCGACCGGGTGCCCCGCGGCGACCACGCGTGCCACCAGGTCGGGCAGGTCGGCAATGCTCGGCTGTGGCGCGCGCTCGTCGGCCGGGGCGTCGCCTGAGCGCAGCACACCGAGCAGCCTGCGCATCTCCGCGAGCGCCTGCCGACCGGTGGTGGCCACCGTCTGCACGGCCGTACGGGACCGCTGCGGGTCGGTGTCCATCAGGTACGCGGCACCCTCCGCCTGCACCACCATCACGCTGACGTTGTGCGCGACGACGTCGTGCATGTCCCTGGCGATCCTCGCCCGTTCCTCGGCGACGGCCAGCTGCGCCTCCTGCTCGCGCTCGTGCTCCAGCCGGCGGGCGCGTGCCTCGAGCTCCGCGTAGTAGGCGCGCCTGCTGCGCACGCTGTCGCCGAACACCATCGTCGTCAGGGTGCAGACGGTCATCCAGACGAACGTGACCGCACCGTCGGGGAAGGCACCGGCCCATCGCAGCACCACCAGCAGGGCACCGAGCTCCATGGTCAGGAACGTCAGCGCCGTGTAGGCGCGGCTGCTGTTCGCCGCCACCGTGTACGCGGCACACCACAGGGCAGCGTCGGCCAGGGTCAGGTAGTGGTTCGCCGCCCACTGCAGGAACGCCACCGTGGCCAGCACCGCGAACACGGCCACCGGCCAGCGCCTGCGCCAGACCAGCGGTATGCACATGGCCACCATGAACACGTACGCGAGCGGCCAGCCACCGACCGCCTGCTCGATCGGGTAGACGCGGCCGGTCAGCACG
Above is a genomic segment from Streptosporangiales bacterium containing:
- a CDS encoding sensor histidine kinase, which gives rise to MLAFLWAWMRRHPRIVDAGVAALFLLPNVLTGRVYPIEQAVGGWPLAYVFMVAMCIPLVWRRRWPVAVFAVLATVAFLQWAANHYLTLADAALWCAAYTVAANSSRAYTALTFLTMELGALLVVLRWAGAFPDGAVTFVWMTVCTLTTMVFGDSVRSRRAYYAELEARARRLEHEREQEAQLAVAEERARIARDMHDVVAHNVSVMVVQAEGAAYLMDTDPQRSRTAVQTVATTGRQALAEMRRLLGVLRSGDAPADERAPQPSIADLPDLVARVVAAGHPVDLQLCTATEGVDAGVGLTAYRAVQERR
- a CDS encoding response regulator, which gives rise to MVIDAQPDIDVVGEAADGVQALDVLRATTVDVVLMDVRMPRMDGIEATRKICADPDGPRVLILTTFDLDEHAYAGPKAGASGFFLKDSPPADLLSAIRAVHSGEAVVAPSTTRRLLDRFVSSLPDEGGGTTTAVDLLTEREREVLVQLAHGKSNAEIGASLFVSEATVKTHVGRILTKLGLRDRVQAVVLAYESGLVRPGS
- a CDS encoding ATP-binding cassette domain-containing protein yields the protein MHVSVTTSGSPTQPSGTTESADPFAVARKAAEEYAAGHAAPRGRKFGRGRKKRAVLREPAEQPAGSAAVRACELVKVYGSGETAVRALDGIDVSVTVGSFTAIMGPSGSGKSTLMHCLAGLDSVTSGTIHVGETELTKLGDKALTLLRRNRIGFVFQSFNLLPMLTAKQNILLPLELAGRKPDREWFDQVVSVLGIEERLTHKPAQLSGGQQQRVACARALVSQPQVVFADEPTGNLDSKAGAEVLGFLRRSVRELGQTVVMVTHDPNAAAYADRVLMLADGQVAGEIDTPTSDSVIDALRALGD